One window of the Lytechinus variegatus isolate NC3 chromosome 3, Lvar_3.0, whole genome shotgun sequence genome contains the following:
- the LOC121412239 gene encoding uncharacterized protein LOC121412239, which yields MKTTSFIALLVALCLIMATSTQGRAVFRRKDGSLYRAKRQTSSIESVSSEETNDTTTNNTDSSEESTESDETTTTAATTTAATTAAATTAAATTAAATTAAATVTG from the exons ATGAAGACCACATCATTTATCGCTCTTCTTGTCGCACTCTGTCTCATCATGGCCACATCAACACAAG GTCGAGCTGTATTTCGAAGGAAGGACGGAAGTCTATACAGAGCAAAGAGGCAGACATCGAGCATA GAAAGTGTAAGTTCTGAAGAAACGAATGATACTACGACAAATAATACG GATTCAAGTGAGGAAAGCACGGAATCTGACGAGACTACTACCACCGCTGCAACCACCACAGCTGCTACCACAGCTGCTGCAACCACTGCTGCTGCAACCACTGCTGCTGCAACCACTGCTGCTGCAACAGTCACTGGCTAG
- the LOC121412240 gene encoding mRNA 3'-end-processing protein RNA14-like: MRTSILLLLCMFACMVAMQTVYADDDSEEADADGGAQELTDGDADADADADADADTDTDADADADADADADADADADAGDTADTADTADTP, encoded by the exons ATGAGGACCTCCATTTTGCTTCTCCTTTGCATGTTCGCCTGCATGGTAGCGATGCAAACAGTATATG CTGATGACGATAGTGAAGAAGCTGACGCTGATGGAGGTGCTCAAGAACTCACTGATGGCGATGCGGATGCTGATGCCGATGCTGATGCGGATGCAGATACCGATACCGATGCTGACGCCGATGCTGACGCCGACGCTGATGCCGACGCTGATGCCGACGCCGATGCTGGGGACACTGCTGACACAGCCGACACCGCCGATACGCCATAG
- the LOC121412241 gene encoding uncharacterized protein LOC121412241 codes for MAYYLEIMIILLLMSIRAQGNGKTCNMAEIWGRKCSIGNDIKINPSSESQACQVCEFSSMGIWPRRPLSVDMTTVFEKTKKDATVGFLSKKGQPCGRQDEEIEHRGGHHLVLNRQGQDSNVNMANTFTHHGADLPLLSSLRTASGRYIVKNPSTSAGFSHGPIQRSFLGRIPYCNVAHLRSPSVACSGMMISPRYILTAAHCVHDGFRFHTRLKKMRVSVPSGTSFESRRVSNAHVPRRWLTNKGKQDAAAARRSDSERAVYDFAVVELLHDINSMAGCPRNGTGSMITNSAGGYKEPFRVVTAGSRRRLGFVSFPAIGELMWQTICSTLDQSLTSVRSGLLATDCPSLKGSSGAGVFVQPEAMSTSGFPMSSSLQDLIGLVSHKVDLWKNRSYTVITVLTRSKKRLVCAMTDSSVYHFCSNALPNKHRFISFFPKRTPRKHAMIDLQNTTNLINFRRQPEI; via the coding sequence ATGGCGTATTACTTGGAAATTATGATTATCTTGCTGCTAATGAGCATCCGTGCGCAAGGAAATGGGAAAACTTGCAATATGGCTGAAATTTGGGGAAGAAAATGTTCTATTGGAAATGATATCAAAATCAATCCTTCTTCAGAAAGTCAAGCATGTCAAGTGTGTGAGTTTTCAAGCATGGGTATTTGGCCAAGACGACCACTTTCTGTTGACATGACGACGGTGTtcgaaaaaacaaagaaggatGCGACGGTTGGGTTTTTGAGTAAGAAGGGTCAACCTTGTGGTAGACAAGATGAAGAAATAGAGCATCGTGGAGGACACCACCTAGTGTTGAATAGGCAAGGTCAAGATAGTAATGTGAACATGGCGAACACTTTCACCCATCATGGTGCGGATTTACCGCTCTTGTCGAGTCTAAGGACAGCATCTGGACGCTACATAGTTAAAAACCCTTCAACATCTGCAGGATTCTCTCATGGTCCTATCCAACGCTCCTTTCTGGGACGCATCCCATATTGCAATGTGGCGCATCTGCGTTCTCCGTCGGTGGCTTGTTCGGGCATGATGATCTCACCACGTTACATCTTGACAGCAGCCCACTGCGTTCACGATGGGTTTCGCTTTCACACTCGTTTGAAGAAAATGCGCGTCAGTGTTCCGAGTGGCACCAGCTTTGAAAGTCGACGCGTTTCAAACGCGCATGTACCACGACGTTGGCTTACGAATAAGGGTAAACAGGACGCTGCGGCCGCACGACGCTCCGATTCCGAACGCGCGGTTTACGATTTCGCTGTTGTTGAGTTACTTCATGATATCAACAGCATGGCAGGATGTCCGAGAAATGGAACAGGTTCTATGATAACCAATTCCGCCGGTGGATACAAAGAGCCATTCAGAGTAGTGACGGCAGGGTCGAGAAGAAGACTTGGTTTCGTAAGTTTTCCCGCCATCGGGGAACTGATGTGGCAAACAATCTGTTCAACTTTGGACCAATCATTGACGTCCGTCCGAAGCGGACTGCTCGCAACGGACTGTCCATCCTTAAAAGGAAGTTCGGGAGCTGGGGTCTTTGTGCAGCCTGAAGCTATGTCCACATCAGGATTTCCTATGTCCTCGTCGTTGCAGGATCTCATTGGATTAGTCTCACATAAGGTTGATCTGTGGAAGAATCGCTCTTACACGGTGATAACAGTATTAACTCGGAGTAAGAAACGACTCGTCTGCGCCATGACTGATTCCAGCGTCTACCATTTCTGTTCAAATGCTTTGCCAAATAAGCATCGATTCATATCCTTTTTTCCAAAGAGGACTCCTAGGAAACACGCCATGATCGATCTTCAAAATACTACTAATCTCATAAATTTCCGGAGACAACCtgaaatttaa
- the LOC121411457 gene encoding slowpoke-binding protein-like isoform X1: MLLCLFYFTRRRHVIMDMMDDLNSFEGTSEPPNYLQEHIWLQIVIGVVSVILLLVLIYLFYKLYRRCTRYDYTPLKEDLALPEKLSQARQIQRNEVRDGALLNFQFYMRSHNPKYSFSQHLPDMGSRVDKYWFLVREHGHWKDLVVTQCSKSPVCPLPFSFSNQKTIRDMLLDLKHPYIWPTIDIDLWEEHEMVILTQEFNSNGSLKDYIYNVKPRHDWSNKYAMQSRGLALKQIRLYGLQILKGALYLQENGFPPHCHIQAGNVIMKKGACRLAGYENVFLGYTSKLFPIIRRLLKDKPEAIDSICMGHLLYEMGAGRELEEAVPTRAQLNRCKYSELIQLLEFIFDIAGDYPSLSDIADHHFFADVKLPELKKHSPSNIHLTAAMKALIKAAKKGKVLKSRSRSNANARSSFRNKNKSSSKRASTATNGDVANSSQNRQQSSSAPAVTIAPPPPPPPVQSAIPPPPSVPAPPPAIGFAPASSNSNAARDVPNVEGRGALLSDIRKGMSLKKTVTRDKSAPKV, translated from the exons ATGCTattgtgtttattttattttacacgAAGAAGACATGTGATCATGGACATGATGGATGACTTGAATTCGTTCGAAGGGACATCCGAACCCCCTAATTACTTACAAGAACACATATGG TTGCAAATAGTGATTGGGGTCGTGTCTGTCATATTACTTCTAGTCCTTATCTACTTATTCTACAAGTTATACAG ACGCTGCACTCGTTATGATTATACTCCATTGAAAGAAGATCTTGCTCTGCCCGAAAAACTCTCTCAGGCCAGACAAATCCAGCGGAATGAAGTCCGAG ATGGTGCCCTCCTGAATTTCCAGTTTTACATGCGATCTCACAACCCTAAATACAGCTTCAGCCAACACCTTCCTGATATGG GTAGCCGTGTGGACAAGTATTGGTTCTTGGTCAGAGAGCATGGTCATTGGAAGGATCTTGTGGTAACGCAGTGTTCCAAGAGCCCTGTATGCCCTCTGCCTTTCTCCTTCTCAAACCAGAAGACAATAAGAGATATGCTGCTGGATTTAAAG CACCCTTACATCTGGCCTACCATAGATATTGATCTGTGGGAGGAGCATGAGATGGTAATCTTGACACaagaattcaattcaaatggATCACTGAAGGATTATATTTACAAT GTAAAACCAAGACATGATTGGTCGAATAAATATGCTATGCAGTCAAGGGGTCTTGCTCTGAAACAAATCCGATTGTATGGTCTACAAATACTTAAG GGAGCATTATACCTGCAAGAGAACGGGTTTCCACCACACTGTCACATCCAAGCAGGCAATGTCATCATGAAAAAAGGAGCTTGCAG ATTGGCGGGTTACGAGAACGTCTTCCTCGGGTACACGTCCAAACTCTTTCCTATCATAAGGCGTCTTCTGAAGGATAAACCAGAAGCCATCGACAGCATTTGTATGG GGCATCTGCTGTATGAAATGGGTGCTGGTAGAGAATTAGAAGAAGCTGTTCCTACGAGAGCACAACTCAATAGGTGTAAATATTCAGAACTTATTCag ctgCTAGAATTCATCTTTGATATAGCAGGCGATTATCCTTCTCTGTCTGat ATAGCAGATCACCATTTCTTCGCTGATGTCAAATTACCCGAGCTGAAGAAACATTCACCAAGCAAT ATTCATCTGACTGCAGCAATGAAAGCTCTGATCAAGGCGGCAAAGAAAGGAAAAGTTCTCAA ATCTCGCTcaaggtcaaatgcaaatgcaAGGTCATCTTTCAG AAATAAGAACAAGAGTTCATCCAAGCGAGCATCGACGGCAACAAATGGAGACGTGGCTAATTCAAGTCAGAACAGACAACAATCTTCATCAGCGCCTGCTGTCACGAtagcaccccctccccctcctcctccagTCCAATCTGCTATCCCTCCTCCACCGTCAGTGCCAGCACCCCCGCCAGCAATTGGATTTGCCCCAGCTTCCAGTAACAGTAATGCTGCAAGGGATGTTCCAAATGTGGAAGGCAGGGGCGCCCTCTTGAGTGACATAAGGAAGGGTATGAGCTTGAAGAAAACGGTCACCAGAGATAAAAGTGCTCCAAAAGTGTGA
- the LOC121411457 gene encoding slowpoke-binding protein-like isoform X2 gives MLLCLFYFTRRRHVIMDMMDDLNSFEGTSEPPNYLQEHIWLQIVIGVVSVILLLVLIYLFYKLYRRCTRYDYTPLKEDLALPEKLSQARQIQRNEVRDGALLNFQFYMRSHNPKYSFSQHLPDMGSRVDKYWFLVREHGHWKDLVVTQCSKSPVCPLPFSFSNQKTIRDMLLDLKHPYIWPTIDIDLWEEHEMVILTQEFNSNGSLKDYIYNVKPRHDWSNKYAMQSRGLALKQIRLYGLQILKGALYLQENGFPPHCHIQAGNVIMKKGACRLAGYENVFLGYTSKLFPIIRRLLKDKPEAIDSICMGHLLYEMGAGRELEEAVPTRAQLNRCKYSELIQLLEFIFDIAGDYPSLSDIADHHFFADVKLPELKKHSPSNIHLTAAMKALIKAAKKGKVLKNKNKSSSKRASTATNGDVANSSQNRQQSSSAPAVTIAPPPPPPPVQSAIPPPPSVPAPPPAIGFAPASSNSNAARDVPNVEGRGALLSDIRKGMSLKKTVTRDKSAPKV, from the exons ATGCTattgtgtttattttattttacacgAAGAAGACATGTGATCATGGACATGATGGATGACTTGAATTCGTTCGAAGGGACATCCGAACCCCCTAATTACTTACAAGAACACATATGG TTGCAAATAGTGATTGGGGTCGTGTCTGTCATATTACTTCTAGTCCTTATCTACTTATTCTACAAGTTATACAG ACGCTGCACTCGTTATGATTATACTCCATTGAAAGAAGATCTTGCTCTGCCCGAAAAACTCTCTCAGGCCAGACAAATCCAGCGGAATGAAGTCCGAG ATGGTGCCCTCCTGAATTTCCAGTTTTACATGCGATCTCACAACCCTAAATACAGCTTCAGCCAACACCTTCCTGATATGG GTAGCCGTGTGGACAAGTATTGGTTCTTGGTCAGAGAGCATGGTCATTGGAAGGATCTTGTGGTAACGCAGTGTTCCAAGAGCCCTGTATGCCCTCTGCCTTTCTCCTTCTCAAACCAGAAGACAATAAGAGATATGCTGCTGGATTTAAAG CACCCTTACATCTGGCCTACCATAGATATTGATCTGTGGGAGGAGCATGAGATGGTAATCTTGACACaagaattcaattcaaatggATCACTGAAGGATTATATTTACAAT GTAAAACCAAGACATGATTGGTCGAATAAATATGCTATGCAGTCAAGGGGTCTTGCTCTGAAACAAATCCGATTGTATGGTCTACAAATACTTAAG GGAGCATTATACCTGCAAGAGAACGGGTTTCCACCACACTGTCACATCCAAGCAGGCAATGTCATCATGAAAAAAGGAGCTTGCAG ATTGGCGGGTTACGAGAACGTCTTCCTCGGGTACACGTCCAAACTCTTTCCTATCATAAGGCGTCTTCTGAAGGATAAACCAGAAGCCATCGACAGCATTTGTATGG GGCATCTGCTGTATGAAATGGGTGCTGGTAGAGAATTAGAAGAAGCTGTTCCTACGAGAGCACAACTCAATAGGTGTAAATATTCAGAACTTATTCag ctgCTAGAATTCATCTTTGATATAGCAGGCGATTATCCTTCTCTGTCTGat ATAGCAGATCACCATTTCTTCGCTGATGTCAAATTACCCGAGCTGAAGAAACATTCACCAAGCAAT ATTCATCTGACTGCAGCAATGAAAGCTCTGATCAAGGCGGCAAAGAAAGGAAAAGTTCTCAA AAATAAGAACAAGAGTTCATCCAAGCGAGCATCGACGGCAACAAATGGAGACGTGGCTAATTCAAGTCAGAACAGACAACAATCTTCATCAGCGCCTGCTGTCACGAtagcaccccctccccctcctcctccagTCCAATCTGCTATCCCTCCTCCACCGTCAGTGCCAGCACCCCCGCCAGCAATTGGATTTGCCCCAGCTTCCAGTAACAGTAATGCTGCAAGGGATGTTCCAAATGTGGAAGGCAGGGGCGCCCTCTTGAGTGACATAAGGAAGGGTATGAGCTTGAAGAAAACGGTCACCAGAGATAAAAGTGCTCCAAAAGTGTGA